Sequence from the Helicoverpa armigera isolate CAAS_96S chromosome 14, ASM3070526v1, whole genome shotgun sequence genome:
AATGGCACTTTGATAACGGAGTCATGAATTTAATGATGCAATGAAATTACTGAATAAATGAAGATAATGTGATAAACGCGATAAGATGGAAGTAAATCTTACAAATTCCTCAAATTCTTCACATGCACATCAAAATAATGGAATCACCAGCAATAACCGGTCATTTCGCGAAACAAGGCCCCTTTTATTTATTACGCACAGTAACCACcagtatttacattattatggtAATTGTCAAAAATGACTATTTAAAAAAGTACGCATTTTGCCGTCTTGATACTTTTATACGCAATATGGTGTAAAAGTAGTTGAATATCAAGTAGACTAGTTTAAATAAGTCTCTAAGAAAAAACGGCATAATGAgtaataatttaagtaacaaatccataatgataacaaaacataatgtaCCATTATTCCCAACAATGTATAAACATTACCCAGCAGTAGGTACTGGGTTCAATGTGCATCGCACAATCTACACTCAGGGCCCTGAAAAATTGGTAAgctagaagaaaatattttcataattctaTTTGTTAACTAGGTACTTCATAAGTATGTATGTTCGTGCTCTATTATTTAAAGGGAATGAGCAGATTCcctattgcttttttatttctagACAAACATTTTTCCGCGGCAATGAGTGTACAACATATTTTAATAGTGTCCGTAACTTTACAGAGTTCATTAGAAATGTTCACTTCACTTGTTATGGTCCGTTTTCCACTTTTTTgagttcataatatttttgtgccACTATTTGTTTTGGGAGATGCGGAAGAATCGATGGcgattattaaaattatgttggtCCTTTTTCCTTGCTGAATAAGCTACATACAGCGTATGTAACAATTGGCCACATCACCAACAACTTTCCGCAATCTCCCAAAATCAAATAGCAGCACAAAATCCACAGCACTCTATTTGCGTCAGCTCGGGGGGGCTAACAACACCTCCAGCCAGCATGGGCACGCCGTCACATCCCTCCTCGAGTACTTTGGACCCCAACCTTTTGCGAACGAGATCCTGACCGACCTGGGGTCTACAGGACCGATGTGGGGCAGTGAGACCGCCGGAGGGGGGCAAGAGGGGTCGAAGATGCAGAGACAGTGGCCTGGAGCGACCCTCCAGACTAGGAGGGCCTTGGCTGCAGCAGCGTCTAAGGCTGGGGAGCTGACGAACACAGGTTCTTGGCTCCGGTTGTACAGCCAGACCCCGTCCGATTCTAGGGACAGGGTGACGCCTAGACCAATTTTTGCTCTTGTTTTTTTCACCtgtaatgaaaagaaaaaagtgaATTAATGTCATGAGTTTAAATAGGTTTTGGTGGCTTTAAAATGTAGAtgcttttcaaaatattgtacttTAGTCACTGCTGTTGTTACTTTAGCCAACTCACTGTTGACAACTACCACTTATCCACAGCTACTTACACTTTGGATTAGATTAGATAAAATGTCAAAAGAAAGGTGAATTGTGTTGTTGTTGAAAGGTGACATCCCCTTGTTACCTAAGTAATTATCTGCTATCTAAAATCGTGTGCATATCTTTTATCGGGACTCGCCTATTTTCATTGCTTGAGATAATGGCTTAATCATCATATTATCAGCTAAAAGTCGTCGACTCCTGGTAAAGACCTGAGACCTTGCTAATACTGCAATAAAAAGTCTTTCACTATCAAAGTTCGATCAAACTAAGTATAGGCCCATTTTGCCATAAACCAAAATCTTTACTGGATCAAAGTCCACTGCAATAATCctcaataatgtttttttatccaATTGAAATGAGTGAGATTtactaaaaaacattttcaacatACTTCTATATGCGCATATATTTGCTAAAATCGTTGGAAATCACTTAGAATATCGCGTTAAGTCCGACAAAGATTCTCTGTTCTTACGAGAGGCTATCAGGGGTTATCGCGTCGCCTTCCTACTCTCAATCAATGTAGCTATCTGCTGCCGTTGTAATCGAGCCTTTCAAGCTTttgctttaattatttactacaaTCTTATTGAATTATGcgaaaaactttgattaaaaatacagtttttttttgctcagGGTCAAATATATTATCAGCTATATATTATGCTATTGAATCTATATAATATAAACTCTTCACACATGTTTTGCAtattcagtagtttttcatgTTAGAATATCTTTCGATAGCCATAACTCTAACTCGGCCATTCCACGCATATATTTTCTACcaggaataaaatattttgaaaaaccaACCTGTTCAGCCTGCGGTGCATCTCCCCTTTGGTCCAAAGCATCTAGGCACAGCCCATGCCTCCCAGAGCCACAAGCCCCTCCTCCCCCTCCGAACACGTCCACTGCCCTCACTCGGACACCAAACTGACGACCCACCCGCTGGGTCAGCTCCCAGTACGCGAGCCGACACCATTCTGACTCCCAGCTCTGGCGTTCTGGAAAAAGGATAAGATGGAATTTGAGATACAGAAATTAAAACAGATCATTGGATGAAGACAGCTGATAAAGTAATCTAAAATCAATGCCAAAAGATTTAAACTCTTGCCTCTAATAATTGAACAGCCACGGTTTTTAGTCTAACAATTATTGCATCATCCAAAGAGGAATTGATAAAATCATCCAGATTGTTCTATTCACAATTCCCTCACATGTAAAACTTGGCTCCAACCAACCGTTCGATGCCAACTGACTAACGCTGATATATCTGGACAGTTACCCCGTAACCTGATGCCAGTGCTGATAGAAACCTATTGTCTTAAAACCATTGTGTATGCCAAAACTTGAGGAAATTACTATTTTGCTGAAAGTGTTGATTTCGCATCCTATTGATGAAGTCATTGATGTTTTCGAAATAGACGAAACGATTTGTTTTGAGCTCTGAGATAATGCTTTGAATACACTCAAGGGGATGTTGTTAAATACCAAGGAACTTTAAGAACAAGAAGGCGATAAGACAAACCGATTGACGTCTATAGCGAAAAAAGTTATCAGAAATTAATTCAACACGTGAGATCTACATCAGCAATCATGCAGATGAGTATTGGCCAACAAAATAACACctgaacataaattaaaaaagtccAATACAAAGCAATCGATAAGTCTGCTAGTATTGTCCTTGATATTaactcaataatttatttattgtaacaaatcgatatttttatgcatgaacttataaatgtttaattacacatgtctgtctgtcaacgGAATGTCGAAATCGTTATCTAAATGACTGTGCAAACACAGATCCAGTTCTAACGATTCGTTCTGGTCTTCAATGTGATTCGAGAAATGCCCAGGTGTCTAAATCAGGCATTTTTTTGCCTTATGTCTAGCGTCAACATCACAACATTCCGTTCCTACAATATTTCTCACCAAAACCTTACAACCAACAACCAGTATCTTCCCAAACAAACTCAAATTCATTTCGCAATGAACCAAACCCATTTCCCCACTCATATCATCATAACCAAGACAATACCATCACGATTCGATCCCATGGCTAGCATGGCGCCGTGGTATGGGGCGGCGCCGCCGTGGCGGGCCCGATCGATCGTCAAGGTTACCGCCATCAGACATGGGTTTGGGACACCACTTAGCTAACTGGTGGTGTTTGTGGTGGGTTCATGTAAATACGGTAGGCTGGCATTTTGTTTTGTCGTTGGGTTTTTGGACTAATGTAAGTAGTATTTGATTTAGAATCCTGTTTGTAGCTGCTTCTTTAGCTACCAGAGGTTTCTTTAAATTACATGGGCATTGTTTGCCAAAGTATCGACGAATCGTATAGCAGTAACATATTTAGGCCTATTCAATCTTGCTCAGTTACAGAATAGGCTTGGTATTTAAAAGTGAAAAGCCTTCAAGATATTTACCTTCTCCGTCAGTAGCCAGGGACGCTGACACAAGCCGCTCGTGATCCGTCCTCCTGGCATCCTCTGTACTCTCTCCATGCTCTGAGGACAAAAAGAACATGATGTTAGTAATGCCATTGATTTTGGAAagcatatttttaagaaaagaaaggagattaagaaaaaaaaatgttactgaCAAAGAAAGGATTTGAATAGCTATGGGACATAGAgaaaagcttttattatttcaagaaatTATGTATCAGGTCAtgattaaacatttaaaattaaagttcatATTCAGGAGGATGTAATAATTAATGCGGTGGAAATTAAGGCACTTCTATTTAACTAAAGAACTTAAACCTAAcacagttaaaaaataaactaacagtTATGTTATAGTAACTTTCCTAATCACAGAAAAGAGTCAGATCATTAAACATTTCCTACTACAGAACATGTTTGGACAAGCTTctaaactattaaaaaataatggcgATCCTGACAGGTTTGAGAGTGACATCACAGCTTCTCACACAGACACACCTAtgtatcataatttattatacacaTGTATGTATCATGTTTTAGTGTCAGTGACAATTCAATTTGGATATCTGAGGTCCTTGGAAGGATAGCAAAATCTGCTGCAATTCTTTAATCCTTCCTTTTGAATTTATCAATATGGATCTGGGCATTACCTCATTGGTAGATGTATTACATGGAATAGCTAATGAAGATCATTATTTTGTAGACGAAGATGATTAAAATTCAGGGTTTACCCACAATAAGGATTAATAGTCTAAATGAGTCGGTGATCGCTTGATTGGCAACCACAAGTCCAgtcacaatattattaattaatcaaatattCATCACATTAAACCCTACACTTATAATAAAGCGCCATAAATTATTGTGCatacatttgtatttataaacgCGTacgtatttaaattttaatagtcAGCTATAGAGTGGGCTATGGCGCCTACTGTTTATCTTATGTCTGCTACAGAATTATAAATAGTTATCACAATTATAGAATTTACTAGttgtttcctgcggtttcattTGCATCCTGAGGGAAGCATTTCTTGTACCCGGTCAAAAACTTCCTTTCTTTTTTGCTTTAGCACAATCTAACGCTCTGCATTATTTGGACACTCAATATAATCACTATTATGACCTGCGTCAGCTATGTAATATTCAGTAGGACTGATAGTGTCGCAGCCAGACATACAAACAGACGAAGCTACTTTCGTATTAACAAGCTTGATACCATCCATCACGCTATTTGAAGTGAGGTGAGCAGGTTTCAAAGGTAGGTGTTGGCGCCATGCTGTAATATGCGGAAACAGTACAAATGCTTTGATATGGTGATAATATTTGCTTCCGACAGGGTAAAGGGCGATTCTCTTGGCAAGTCTGGTTTTGAGAAggttattattgtcgttatgtCTTAATTAGGTGGCATTCTAGAGGATTAAGGAGTGTTATGTGCTCAAGAAGGTGCAgaacagttaatatttttttaatcttgcgTGCTAGACTGTTGGTGAGAAGGTTGCAGATTACATAGAAGTTCCTTATTACTATTTCTTTCTTAGGCTTGCTTGACGATTTCGTCTTGGATAAATCTATTTTGCTTGTAATATACAAgtactaaaaaatataattagctGAGCAAAGGTTTAATTAGCTGTTGTCTACATCTTACAATCATCAACGAAAGATCGGCCTTTACTTGTAATAACTTTTTCTAAGAAAAAGATGCCGATTTAAAGAATCTTATATACCATTCGCCATAGGGTTCCCTAAAGAACTTATCATAGATATAGATTTCAACCCATTTCATTGGTTGCTTCGCGATTTGAATGGAAAAATCGAGATCTATACtaaaaaaacattctaaaacacCGGCTCACCACACTGAGCGACCGAATCTCTAGGTAGCAACAAGTCCATGTTCAAACTATGAAACATAATCTTCATTTTGGTcaagtatataaataatgtatagcTAGGTATGTGTAGTTGTGTATGTAACTTAGCTGTGCGTAAGATAGCATACATTAGCATATTGCCGATCAAATCAAGGTCGTATACAAGCCGCGTtgtaattatacatatttatgtataccaCTCGCTAAAGAAATACTTTAGAAGGCACAGTTTCATGTATTAGTAGAGGTAAAATATGGAGTAATTGTTCAGAATACTCTTGAAAACATTACGCTTTACTGAGGAAATTAAAAGAAGATAACATAAATTATGCTGACTCTATGAGAGCagctttatttagttttttttattaagtacatgAACTTTCTGAAAGTCTCAATGTAGACGATGTTGAGGATGGGACCAGATCGTTTGGTGCTCAAAGTCTTGACACCATGATCTTCTTAAGACTAAACCTAGGTCCTGCCCATACTGATTCAGACTCACAAGTGACAGACTGCCCTGATTATATCACTCAGATTGTACACCATTTTGGAATTCTTTTGAataggtttatatttttaaaagattctTCAAGATGTTTGATTACTTTTTCGTTTGTAGTGAATCTTCTGTCCACCAATACTTAGTGGTCATGCCACACTGGTCGAGAAAGATATCCTATTAAATGAAATGTAATACTTCGCTGTGTTTCTGTGGAGATGAATGTTACCGTCTGTCCGTGTAGTCTTGTGTGGTTAGAcggaattaaatactttaatggAAGTTGATTTTTGACTTGTCTAAATTCAAAACTCtataatactttttttgtaatttcaataGTCTAGTGTACCTTATTTCTAATAAGTGGGTCTCAGGGCTTGAGAGCTCATGCTTGGTACATCGGCTTCCAGAAACCTAAGTTTTTTGCTATTTTCCATCGAATTAGCCGCTGTTTTAAGTTGTAATTTACCTCTACTATGTCCCTCCTAAAATCTAAGCACCAGATATTTTACTTTAACACTAGAACAAAATTTTTCGTGCTTTGAAGAAGAGAGAAGGGGCATAACCAACTGCCCAATAACATgctctttcatttgttttacctACAGAAAAAGAGATGTCATCACTACCTAGTATTTCAAAACAACAATAAGATCTACCAAACAAAAGTAAAGGAAATGTTTCTTCAATGACTTAGGTATATCCTCATAATAGTGTGTCGCATAGCAACCATTGATAGTTACAATAATAGTCGATGTTTGTACACTGGACTGGCTGCTTCCACGTGCATGGAAGTTTACAAGTTATCGCGTTCCtttgtaataacaatatttaactttattcaTTCAATAGATGACGGTCTTCGTGTTAAGAGTTACTATGAGAAGATTATGTTGGTGAAGCTGGGTATTTTATACTTTAAGAGTAATGGCTAGTTAGTTAATGTATAAGATGGTGTCTTAATGATGAGGACTCCAATTTTCTCGTGCTAAACTTCAGAATATATAATATAGACTTTAGGCCTATTTAAATTAGGTACCAATAGTGTTCTGCCTATGTTTTGGAAATTTGCAATAGTGACATAACTACTTAGGTACCAAATACCAATGTAACACTAGTTCGGAGCATATTATGTGGTAAGCAATGAATCCGGGTTATTTACATAAATCTCAATATCTTCGATCCTATGAATGTTCGCTTAATTATGTAGAATCATGTTTAGCGTATATTTTAGATAATACAATATTTAggaatttattataaagtagTGGCCGCTCATTGGTCGGAATCCAACagtaattcattaaattataagTTCGATaaacatatctacatattttagaaTTCTGCACACctccaaataaatatatacgaTTCATATTCTCACGCTCCTTCTTGCTctaaattacattaatattaatacagcatAAATAACTTTTAGTATTTCCTAATTACTGCATGCATAAAAATAGTCGCATGAAGGCCTGGCCACATTTTATTGGCCTCAAGTGTACAACGAGATAGAAATTACTGTTCCTAGCATCTTAAAAGTCATAAAGCTTTTATAATTCTTGCAGTATAAGAACATAGAATACTTTCTCACAGTCATTTAGTTGTAAGTACGCCAGTTAGTGGAAATATCTAGTGAAGATTGTTGGTAATCTGTTTGGTAGAAAAAGATGAAGGAATTCGTCAAGTATGCGGCCTGATAGGCGAGCGTCCCGCCGAATAGTTGAAAGCTCAATGACACCGCTACGAGGCGGTTTAGACCTCACGACTCGCGACTCAACgggaagaatttttaaaaacattttgaaagttattattgagaattttgaaaaaaagatgTTTGCTTTCATTTTCTTTATCTACAATTTGTTTGTCTGTAGCCAATATGACACTACAATCTTAGAAGTTAAGAGACATTTTGGAATAGAgaatctttactttttttaactttaagaaGGCAACACTTTTTGGAACTGGCATGAATTACCCAGTTTTCAAGAGTAACATACTTAGCCATATTTTTACTTAGaataataacacatttattGAAGGAAAACTacaaattccccacacattctAAACCTATCGTCTCGTTCCCGCATCGTAACATCTAACGTGCGCAAGCGCATGACACAGAAACGCGAGCGTTTTATACAGCTTGTTTACAAGCCGACGCTGCACGGTTCCCGAGCTCTGTGCCACGATACAAACACACAACGTATAACGTGATATAACGCAGTGATGATGCACAGAAACTCTTGAAAATTAACAGTGAAAACATTGCGTGATCTAAGAGAAAATCAGCAAATACTATTTTGTCAGGTATTGTAAAATAAGTTTGCTTGTAAGAAGTTGGGTGCTACTGTCTTTATCAAAGTCGAAATAAACGAACAAAACACTACTGTACATGTGCAAGGCATCATAGCTAACTTCAGACTTGACTGCAAAGCTGACGACTATCTTATTTGATTAGAACAACTTGCTACTTTCAAGCTTGACGATAATAAGGTAGAAAAAGCAATGATTAACACTTTGGAACACTTATCAAACACATTACAGACACATTACGTTCTCTGCTGTCCCCCATATGGCCCAACCGTTAAAATACCCAAAATCACTTTGAGAATACCACTCACCAAGATAACTTAGGAACCTGATACAGCAACATGGCAAGCTAAAACGGACCTTATTATAGTTGAGAAAGGATTCAAAGTTGGATATCAAAGAAACAATCGTAGGTAGAAGAAATATGATCCCTTAAATTAGTTATCGAATTTGAACTTGCTTTTGTAGGTACGTGGTTTCGTTTGTGATTAacgtataataaaaacatttgtttttagcTTAGTATTTAAAGACGATCTTTTTTCTAGAGTCCTAATACATAGATGTATGTAATCGTTAAGTTTATGCCTAGCCTGATGATTATTTTTGGGTCAATTTCTtgctttctttcttcttttttcaatatttggcCCAGATTCTGAAGACCACCCAAACACAGTTACATAAGTAGGATTAATGTACTTCAAAGCATTTCCCAGAACTGAAGAGTTACTTTTAATAATCATgactaataaatatgtacctgaTAACACTCTTACCCACGTTTCACAACATTCCCTTAATGACGTTATATTTTTGGACGTAATCAACTGCTCAatcaaagataataattttgaagtaGGGTTAACGATAGTCAATTGCGTCTATTACCAGCTGATTGTAATTATCGcactatttttatgtatattggCGTCAGAGCAGCACTTGAGGTTGAGTACCTATTGGTGTCACGCTGCCATGCTGTCGGCCTATTAATGGTCATTGGTTGTAATGAGGCTGTTGTTACGGGGAGTGATTCACGTAGAATAAGTGGTGTTGGTGATAGTTTTGGTGAAATACTTGATACTGATACACAGAATGATGAGAAGAAAGCTGTTGACACGAAAATGGGAAAGTATTTGGTGACTGATAATGAGTTTTAAGGAATTGTGATTACATTAATGCTGATTGTAGATGAAGTCATAATTCGTGTATCGTAGAATTTAATACTCACAAAAAAACGTGTGTTTATAAGGCGCAAAATATTCAAGATAagataaattacataataacgAATAACGATGAACtaataaaatacagattttgAATGGAAACGTTTATTTCGACTCAACAGCGTAACGTTTTAGCACATTACATAACGGCACTTAAACTTCTGTTTACCCCAACAGTGACATAAGCTTGAAGGCACACACACTTACTAACTGCATATAAGAAAAAGACAAATACTAGCAGTATATTTGTGTCACCCGAGCGGCGCCGGCGCCTCGATAAACGCAACGATACCGCCACGATAACATTAATGGACACACTCTTTATCACCGCACACACACACCGACGCACCACCATTAAACCTACCGAAAATAACTTCTCCACAAACCAAGAGCGAACTACAGTTTTCAAAAACAAGGTCCAAAATTGAAGACCCTAAGATTGAGACAAGAAAATTTTCATACGCGACAAATTGTGACTTATCGAGCAAAAAGTAAGGTTTAAAATCAATTGACAGGGGTGTTGGGTGATTTTAAGGTATGAATGGATTCGGGGAAGTACGGTAATGGGTTCGACCGGAATGTCAATGTCATTCCTATCTGGAAAAAGGATGGGTAGAGGTCCCATTCAAAAAAATCAAGGTCCGAGCCGTAAGTGGTCTGATATAGCTAATGTATGCCAGGTCCATCGCATTTGTCTTAATATGTAGTTTGATGAGGATTCCGCTACTTGGCCAACATCCTCCCTTTTCTTGAAATGAGATAAGAGACCCAACATCTGAatgagaaatataattttatgcaaaCATGTTTAGCCTACCTGAAGGTTTAAATGAGGCTACATATACAattattgtgtttataaaaaatgaaactaaTCTTCACATTCAAAAAGAAAGTAACATTTCTCCACAGTATTGTATTCTAAAGTTATCTCCATCAATTTGTTCACAACATCCGCACAGAATCAATGATGTAGGTAAACCTACGCAGTAGTTTGGTTATCCATCAATGGATTAAGTACAAGAGCCAAGATACGTGTATCATAAGTTCGGTCAAAGATCATACGTAGGTAGTAACAGGTTGCCAATATTATCTAACTATAAATTCTAATAAATGAGGAAGCAACTTCTTTGAAACCAGAAAACCCTTCAAAATTCGCCCCCGAAAATATAAATCATGGTCCCAAACCTGTCACTAACAGGGGAACAAATCTTAACCCTAAAACGGAAGCAAACACAACACGGATTACGTCGCGACAGGCGCCAAAAGCAATGAAAAACGAGGGGTTAGCCAGGAACCATGGGAAATCCTATGATGAACGCTGTAAGGGAATCCCGCCGATAAAGAGTAAATTTCGCACCCCCATGCTTGCATGCATTGATTGCACAGGGATTTCCGGGATGACAGTGTTTAAAGGGTTACGCCTACAATTAACGTTATGGAAATTGTGACAGGAAAAAAGTGGGTAAACTGGTCTTTGAATCGATTGCAGTTTTTTCTGTCGGTCCTATTAGACATGTTTTTGTTTGGACTTTGTACCTACTGTGATCAATTTTAAATAGATCCTCAATAAAACTTGTGATTTATTCATAGAACTAAAAAATCCCCTAATCAAAGACAAAGATCTAATTCCTAATCATAATTCAATGACAGATCGAAGTTTAGAAGCACGTGCCTCCCTCATTATTCAAGTCTAAATCCCTATTACCGAAAATAATACGGAAACATCAACGCTGGGGtctttattataaacaaatagcTTACTCCGCGTGGTGCCTTCAAAGGGACGTGGAAAAAACTCCGTCCGTTTGCCGAGCGGCGCAAGCATTAATAATGTAGTTTAAAGATGGCGCTGGAATGCGCGCGCAGGCTGAGACGGTGGGGATGCGCGGGAGTCGATAGTGATGTGCACTTCGAAAACATGTTAAGTTTTTAAAGcaaggaattttaataaatacggAGGTTTGTAGAAGTAATtctacaaacataaaattaaaatgcagGTCACCGTCGCATTGTTTTTCACAAGAAAATGAATCATCGAATAATTGTAattgtacaaataaacattatgcTTATTGGTAACGTCATTACAGATTTCTCATTATCAAGTAATTAACAGTACACTAGTTCAGAAACAATCGCCGAAATCATAGAGCATTATCTTATGAGCGCAGGCGCACGACCGCTGCGGACCCCGTGTCTATTAATTATAGTATTTAATTAGCGCTGATAGGTGTGTTTGCGAACTTCGTGGTTATCGCGTCCATTATCTGTTTGTATGACAGAAATTACGTAAACATGTGA
This genomic interval carries:
- the LOC110378250 gene encoding mothers against decapentaplegic homolog 6 produces the protein MFRRRALRRRLVAAGAPSLPDDQLRRLARALDAGATGGECVPAGHAASQLRLAVTRAFRFPDLRDSSELRRLPLCSDQQCCNPYHWSRLCKPETPPPPYSRYAMEDLKPKEHGESTEDARRTDHERLVSASLATDGEERQSWESEWCRLAYWELTQRVGRQFGVRVRAVDVFGGGGGACGSGRHGLCLDALDQRGDAPQAEQVKKTRAKIGLGVTLSLESDGVWLYNRSQEPVFVSSPALDAAAAKALLVWRVAPGHCLCIFDPSCPPPAVSLPHIGPVDPRSVRISFAKGWGPKYSRRDVTACPCWLEVLLAPPS